One Triplophysa dalaica isolate WHDGS20190420 chromosome 1, ASM1584641v1, whole genome shotgun sequence DNA segment encodes these proteins:
- the cebpg gene encoding CCAAT/enhancer-binding protein gamma, which produces MSKQLQRKITNTIQNGVSVIQNQPHNSAVNPTSTAGLQQVPQLVPVSPAGGGKATPPSKMKKNMAEKDSEEYRQRRERNNLAVKKSRMRSKQKAQDTQQRVNELKEENERLEAKIKLLSKELSVLKDLFLEHAHNLADNVQPPASAGGPGDLCNNNNGSNNNSSQ; this is translated from the exons ATGAGCAAGCAGCTGCAGCGGAAGATAACCAACACAATTCAGAACGGTGTCAGTGTTATACAGAATCAGCCTCATAATAGTGCAGTGAACCCCACTAGCACAGCAGGACTGCAGCAG GTTCCTCAGTTAGTCCCAGTGAGTCCCGCAGGTGGGGGAAAGGCCACACCACCCAGCAAGATGAAGAAGAACATGGCAGAGAAAGACAGTGAGGAATACCGCCAACGAAGAGAACGCAACAATTTGGCAGTAAAGAAAAGCCGCATGCGTAGCAAGCAGAAGGCACAGGACACCCAGCAACGTGTAAATGAGCTCAAGGAGGAGAATGAGAGACTGGAGGCCAAAATAAAATTGCTCAGCAAAGAACTGAGTGTGCTCAAAGACCTGTTTCTGGAGCATGCTCATAACCTCGCAGATAATGTGCAGCCCCCTGCTTCTGCTGGAGGCCCTGGAGACCTctgcaacaacaacaatggcagtaacaacaacagcagccaGTGA